One genomic window of Pontibacillus halophilus JSM 076056 = DSM 19796 includes the following:
- a CDS encoding DUF4386 domain-containing protein: MNQTSGDIELRRAACLVAGWSLLLMTVISGVSYGYIHSSLIVEDPLTTLANLQASSWLFELEIVGWVMIFVLDLIVTIALYVYLKPIHVDLAQITSAFRLLYTIILGVAISSLVEAHHLVIEDASLSTNSAMDTMALLSSFETTWTLGLIVFGIHLLLLGLLVLRAYQIPKLLSYLLIVGGCVYVVVHGLYTFSQSFDSLTTIVELMLMIPMFVGEIGFALWLLVRGRGVQFHS, translated from the coding sequence ATGAATCAAACAAGCGGGGACATCGAGCTTCGCCGTGCAGCTTGTCTTGTTGCGGGATGGTCGTTATTGCTTATGACAGTAATCTCCGGAGTATCGTACGGGTATATACACTCGTCACTAATAGTAGAAGACCCATTAACAACTCTAGCAAATTTACAAGCATCCTCTTGGCTATTCGAATTAGAAATTGTAGGCTGGGTCATGATTTTCGTGCTAGATTTAATTGTTACGATTGCCCTCTATGTTTACTTGAAACCCATTCACGTGGACCTTGCTCAAATTACCAGCGCGTTTCGCCTCCTCTATACCATAATCCTTGGAGTCGCAATTTCAAGCTTAGTCGAAGCTCATCACTTAGTTATTGAAGATGCCTCTTTGTCGACAAATTCGGCCATGGATACGATGGCTCTATTATCATCCTTTGAAACTACGTGGACATTAGGGCTGATTGTCTTTGGAATCCATTTACTGTTACTTGGTTTACTTGTATTAAGAGCCTATCAGATTCCAAAGCTTCTTTCTTATTTACTAATTGTGGGTGGTTGTGTCTATGTCGTTGTTCACGGACTTTATACTTTCTCTCAAAGCTTCGATTCGTTGACAACAATTGTGGAGCTTATGCTAATGATTCCTATGTTTGTTGGAGAAATAGGCTTTGCTCTTTGGTTGTTAGTAAGAGGGAGAGGAGTCCAATTCCACTCATAA